One window of the Pseudokineococcus lusitanus genome contains the following:
- a CDS encoding undecaprenyl-diphosphate phosphatase — MGWLEALVLGLVQGLTEFLPISSSAHVSIVGQLFFEGRDPGAAFTAIIQLGTEAAVLVYFWGDVVRIIKQWSLSLVGRVPRDDPDARMGWLVILGSIPIGVLGLVFQDAIETQLRSLWITAAALAGFGLLLAFADATASQRKSLRDLTWRDGVLYGLAQALALIPGVSRSGGTITMGLLLGYRREDAARYAFLLAIPAVVASGGYQLVSELGEGGAGSVDWGPTILATVVSFGVGLAVIAWLLRYISTHTFRPFVYYRLGLALVLVLLLSFGVVDATPVVDPPLAPTTAP, encoded by the coding sequence ATGGGGTGGCTCGAGGCGCTCGTCCTCGGCCTCGTCCAGGGCCTCACGGAGTTCCTGCCGATCTCCTCCAGCGCCCACGTGAGCATCGTCGGCCAGCTGTTCTTCGAGGGCCGCGACCCGGGCGCCGCCTTCACGGCGATCATCCAGCTCGGCACCGAGGCCGCCGTCCTCGTGTACTTCTGGGGCGACGTCGTCCGGATCATCAAGCAGTGGTCGCTGTCGCTGGTCGGCCGTGTCCCGCGCGACGACCCCGACGCCCGGATGGGCTGGCTCGTCATCCTCGGCTCGATCCCCATCGGCGTCCTCGGCCTCGTCTTCCAGGACGCCATCGAGACCCAGCTCCGCAGCCTCTGGATCACCGCGGCCGCGCTCGCCGGCTTCGGCCTCCTGCTCGCCTTCGCCGACGCCACCGCCTCGCAGCGGAAGTCGCTCCGGGACCTCACCTGGCGGGACGGCGTCCTCTACGGCCTGGCGCAGGCGCTGGCCCTCATCCCCGGCGTCTCGCGCTCCGGCGGCACGATCACCATGGGCCTGCTGCTGGGCTACCGCCGCGAGGACGCCGCCCGGTACGCCTTCCTCCTCGCCATCCCCGCCGTCGTCGCCTCCGGCGGCTACCAGCTCGTCTCGGAGCTCGGGGAGGGCGGCGCCGGCTCCGTCGACTGGGGCCCCACGATCCTCGCGACCGTCGTCTCCTTCGGCGTCGGGCTGGCCGTCATCGCGTGGCTGCTGCGCTACATCAGCACCCACACCTTCCGGCCGTTCGTCTACTACCGGCTGGGCCTCGCGCTCGTCCTCGTGCTGCTGCTCTCCTTCGGCGTCGTCGACGCCACGCCGGTCGTCGACCCGCCGCTCGCGCCGACGACCGCTCCCTGA
- a CDS encoding DUF5703 family protein, with the protein MDATVHPDGRDTPGQGRRTAPPAAPRASAFEYREITLPRGTSRGAAREQLTEEAEYGRWELAGVRLYVGGLRRVVLRRRIIRMQRSA; encoded by the coding sequence ATGGACGCCACCGTGCACCCCGACGGCCGGGACACCCCGGGCCAGGGCCGTCGGACCGCTCCCCCCGCCGCCCCCCGCGCCTCCGCCTTCGAGTACCGCGAGATCACCCTGCCCCGCGGCACGTCGCGCGGCGCCGCCCGCGAGCAGCTCACCGAGGAGGCCGAGTACGGCCGCTGGGAGCTCGCCGGCGTGCGCCTCTACGTCGGCGGCCTGCGCCGGGTCGTCCTGCGCCGCCGCATCATCCGGATGCAGCGCAGCGCCTGA
- a CDS encoding MSMEG_4193 family putative phosphomutase yields MPTLLLVRHGRTAANATGVLAGRSPGVGLDESGAAQAAALGRRLAAVPLAACVASPLERTVATAEALLAEGGTARRPRPALVHEPRLLECDYGAWTGRKLADLAKEPHWKVVQGHPSAAQFPGGESLRDVQARALAAVREHDARVADEHGADAVWVAVSHGDVIKAVLADALGLHLDAFQRVVVDPASVSVVRYTPLRPFVVRTNDTGGDLSGLAPPPRRRRRAASSDAAVGGGAGA; encoded by the coding sequence GTGCCGACGCTGCTGCTGGTCCGACACGGCCGGACGGCCGCCAACGCCACCGGGGTCCTCGCCGGCCGGAGCCCCGGGGTCGGCCTCGACGAGAGCGGGGCCGCCCAGGCCGCGGCCCTCGGACGCCGGCTCGCGGCCGTCCCCCTCGCCGCCTGCGTCGCCAGCCCGCTGGAGCGGACGGTCGCCACCGCGGAGGCTCTCCTCGCCGAGGGCGGCACGGCGCGCCGGCCGCGCCCCGCGCTCGTGCACGAGCCGCGCCTGCTCGAGTGCGACTACGGCGCGTGGACGGGGCGGAAGCTCGCCGACCTGGCCAAGGAGCCGCACTGGAAGGTCGTCCAGGGCCACCCCAGCGCCGCGCAGTTCCCGGGCGGGGAGTCGCTCCGCGACGTCCAGGCCCGCGCGCTGGCCGCCGTCCGCGAGCACGACGCCCGGGTGGCCGACGAGCACGGCGCGGACGCCGTGTGGGTGGCCGTCTCCCACGGCGACGTCATCAAGGCCGTGCTGGCCGACGCCCTGGGGCTCCACCTCGACGCCTTCCAGCGCGTCGTGGTGGACCCGGCGTCGGTGTCCGTCGTCCGCTACACCCCGCTGCGCCCCTTCGTCGTGCGCACCAACGACACCGGCGGCGACCTCTCCGGGCTCGCGCCGCCGCCCCGGCGCCGTCGGCGGGCGGCCTCCTCGGACGCGGCGGTCGGCGGCGGCGCCGGCGCCTGA
- a CDS encoding aldo/keto reductase, whose product METRRVGRSGLRVSRLGLGTLTWGRDTDEHEAAELLRDFARAGGTLVETAATPAGESEELLGALLHEEVPRRDVVLALRVGARGTGRDRRPDGSRRTVLADLDLSLARLRTDHVDLLLLEGSGDAPVEEQLSALEEAVRSGRARYVGVAEHGAWQLARAAALAPAGTPLVAAQAELSLVARWADGDLLDAAEASGVGVLARSPLGGGVLTGKYRHALPADSRAASPHLVHVVQPHLDPSARGVVEAVCTAADGLERAPLAVALAWAADRPGVAAAVTGARTAAQLRLALTAADLRLPAQITAALDEVSTSRRDVGRPV is encoded by the coding sequence ATGGAGACCCGGCGCGTCGGACGCTCCGGGCTGCGCGTCTCGCGGCTCGGCCTCGGCACCCTCACGTGGGGGCGCGACACCGACGAGCACGAGGCCGCCGAGCTGCTGCGGGACTTCGCGCGGGCGGGCGGGACCCTCGTCGAGACGGCGGCGACGCCGGCCGGCGAGTCGGAGGAGCTGCTCGGGGCGCTGCTCCACGAGGAGGTGCCGCGGCGCGACGTCGTCCTCGCGCTGCGCGTCGGCGCCCGCGGCACCGGCCGCGACCGTCGGCCCGACGGCTCGCGACGGACCGTCCTCGCCGACCTCGACCTCTCCCTCGCGCGGCTGCGGACCGACCACGTCGACCTGCTCCTCCTCGAGGGGTCCGGCGACGCGCCCGTGGAGGAGCAGCTGTCCGCCCTCGAGGAGGCGGTCCGCTCCGGACGGGCGCGCTACGTCGGCGTGGCCGAGCACGGCGCGTGGCAGCTGGCCCGCGCCGCGGCCCTCGCCCCGGCGGGCACGCCGCTCGTCGCGGCCCAGGCGGAGCTGTCGCTCGTCGCCCGGTGGGCCGACGGCGACCTGCTCGACGCCGCGGAGGCCTCCGGGGTCGGGGTGCTCGCGCGCAGCCCGCTCGGCGGGGGCGTCCTGACCGGCAAGTACCGGCACGCGCTGCCGGCCGACTCCCGGGCGGCGTCGCCCCACCTCGTCCACGTCGTCCAGCCGCACCTCGACCCGTCGGCGCGGGGCGTCGTCGAGGCCGTGTGCACGGCCGCCGACGGGCTCGAGCGGGCCCCGCTGGCCGTGGCGCTGGCGTGGGCCGCCGACCGTCCGGGCGTGGCCGCCGCCGTGACGGGCGCGCGGACCGCGGCGCAGCTGCGGCTGGCGCTGACCGCGGCCGACCTGCGGCTGCCCGCGCAGATCACCGCGGCGCTCGACGAGGTCTCGACGTCCCGCCGGGACGTCGGCCGCCCCGTCTGA
- a CDS encoding SCO1664 family protein yields MPLLLGPAGPRGPRLPARQRLPPLSTADAARPRAPRLPPDGDDLAALLARGELEVLGRITGSSNVTLLAVCRADGLEVRCVYKPVRGERPLHDFPDGTLAAREVAAHLVSRGGGWGVVPTTVLRDGPLGPGSVQRWVEPPRGAPLDPEAARDGVLEDEDEEDDGLLLGEPGAGLVDVVPLHAVPDGFTGVLDAWGRDGEPVTLVHAADPRLLSVAVLDVVANNADRKAGHLLLGRPEAVDPGTEVERGRDGGDPPVHGIDHGLVLHAEGKLRTVLWGFAGEPLPDDQLAALDRLAGALRGSLGEALAPLLTAREVRALRTRTDRLLRGAVMPQPPQHRSAVPWPVF; encoded by the coding sequence GTGCCCCTTCTGCTCGGGCCCGCTGGACCCCGAGGGCCACGTCTGCCCGCGCGCCAACGGCTACCGCCGCTGAGCACCGCCGACGCCGCGCGGCCCCGCGCCCCGCGGCTGCCCCCCGACGGCGACGACCTCGCCGCGCTCCTCGCCCGCGGCGAGCTCGAGGTGCTCGGCCGCATCACGGGCTCCTCCAACGTCACGCTCCTCGCCGTGTGCCGCGCCGACGGGCTCGAGGTGCGCTGCGTCTACAAGCCCGTCCGCGGCGAGCGGCCGCTCCACGACTTCCCCGACGGCACGCTCGCGGCGCGCGAGGTCGCGGCCCACCTCGTCTCCCGCGGCGGCGGCTGGGGCGTCGTCCCCACGACGGTCCTGCGCGACGGTCCGCTCGGCCCCGGCTCCGTCCAGCGCTGGGTGGAGCCGCCCCGCGGCGCCCCCCTGGACCCGGAGGCCGCCCGGGACGGCGTCCTCGAGGACGAGGACGAGGAGGACGACGGGCTGCTCCTCGGCGAGCCGGGCGCCGGGCTGGTCGACGTCGTCCCGCTCCACGCGGTGCCCGACGGCTTCACCGGGGTCCTCGACGCCTGGGGCCGCGACGGCGAGCCGGTGACCCTCGTCCACGCCGCCGACCCGCGGCTGCTGTCCGTCGCCGTGCTCGACGTCGTCGCCAACAACGCCGACCGCAAGGCGGGGCACCTGCTCCTGGGCCGGCCGGAGGCCGTCGACCCCGGCACCGAGGTGGAGCGGGGACGCGACGGCGGCGACCCGCCGGTCCACGGCATCGACCACGGCCTCGTGCTGCACGCCGAGGGCAAGCTGCGGACCGTCCTGTGGGGCTTCGCGGGGGAGCCGCTGCCCGACGACCAGCTCGCGGCGCTCGACCGGCTGGCCGGGGCCCTCCGCGGGTCGCTCGGCGAGGCGCTCGCGCCCCTGCTGACCGCGCGGGAGGTGCGGGCCCTGCGGACCCGGACCGACCGGCTGCTCCGCGGGGCCGTCATGCCGCAGCCGCCCCAGCACCGCAGCGCGGTGCCCTGGCCCGTCTTCTGA
- the mshC gene encoding cysteine--1-D-myo-inosityl 2-amino-2-deoxy-alpha-D-glucopyranoside ligase, with translation MKSWSSPHLPHLPGRGGPVRLHDTASRELRPAGPGEDEDGRAAGLYVCGITPYDATHMGHASTYLAFDLLVRAWRDAGHRVQYVQNVTDVDEPLLERAAATGEDWRDLAVRETDLFREDMTALGVVPPDVYLGAVETVPRAAEAVRRLVAAGAAYSPEGSADVYFDVASDPRFGEVSGYDAATMARLFAERGGDPATPGKRSPLDPVLWRAEREGEPSWDGGDLGPGRPGWHVECVAIALDHLGVGFDVQGGGSDLVFPHHEMGASHGQVLTGDAPYARLYAHGGMVALDGEKMSKSRGNLVLVSTLRRAGEDPSAIRLAVLAHHYRSDWSWTDEGLATARERLDRWRAAVALPTGPDAGRVLDGVRSRLAADLDAPGALAVVDAWADAALAADPGAGSGSATAPGLVADVVDALLGVRLRRG, from the coding sequence GTGAAGTCCTGGTCGTCCCCGCACCTGCCACACCTCCCGGGACGGGGCGGCCCGGTCCGGCTCCACGACACGGCGAGCCGCGAGCTTCGCCCCGCGGGGCCCGGCGAGGACGAGGACGGCCGCGCCGCCGGGCTCTACGTCTGCGGCATCACGCCGTACGACGCCACGCACATGGGCCACGCGTCGACGTACCTGGCCTTCGACCTGCTCGTCCGCGCCTGGCGCGACGCCGGGCACCGGGTGCAGTATGTGCAGAACGTCACCGACGTCGACGAGCCGCTGCTCGAGCGCGCCGCGGCGACGGGCGAGGACTGGCGCGACCTCGCCGTCCGCGAGACGGACCTCTTCCGCGAGGACATGACGGCGCTCGGCGTCGTCCCGCCGGACGTGTACCTCGGTGCGGTGGAGACCGTCCCGCGCGCCGCGGAGGCCGTCCGCCGGCTCGTTGCCGCGGGCGCGGCCTACTCGCCCGAGGGCTCCGCCGACGTGTACTTCGACGTCGCCTCCGACCCCCGCTTCGGCGAGGTCTCCGGGTACGACGCCGCCACGATGGCGCGCCTGTTCGCCGAGCGAGGGGGAGACCCCGCCACGCCGGGCAAGCGCTCGCCGCTGGACCCCGTCCTCTGGCGCGCCGAGCGGGAGGGGGAGCCGTCGTGGGACGGCGGCGACCTCGGACCCGGCCGGCCCGGCTGGCACGTCGAGTGCGTGGCCATCGCCCTCGACCACCTCGGCGTCGGCTTCGACGTCCAGGGGGGCGGCTCGGACCTCGTCTTCCCCCACCACGAGATGGGCGCCTCCCACGGCCAGGTGCTGACCGGCGACGCCCCGTACGCCCGCCTGTACGCCCACGGCGGGATGGTCGCGCTCGACGGCGAGAAGATGAGCAAGTCGCGCGGCAACCTCGTGCTCGTCTCGACGCTGCGGCGGGCCGGCGAGGACCCGTCCGCGATCCGCCTCGCCGTGCTGGCGCACCACTACCGCTCGGACTGGTCCTGGACCGACGAGGGGCTCGCCACCGCCCGCGAGCGGCTCGACCGCTGGCGAGCCGCCGTCGCCCTCCCGACCGGTCCCGACGCCGGACGCGTGCTCGACGGCGTCCGCAGCCGCCTGGCCGCCGACCTCGACGCGCCGGGCGCGCTGGCCGTCGTCGACGCGTGGGCGGACGCGGCGCTCGCCGCGGACCCTGGGGCGGGCAGCGGCTCGGCCACGGCGCCCGGGCTCGTCGCCGACGTCGTCGACGCCCTCCTGGGCGTCCGCCTGCGCCGGGGCTGA
- a CDS encoding magnesium and cobalt transport protein CorA — protein sequence MAVTAVVRTCDGSTLSPPRDARPPEGPEAARSALAAAVEAHRRDGGYVWVHLDDPGPDDLAGVDAALGVHPLAVEDLTAGRQRPKLERYLGEHGGSLVLSLRPVTLDRPGSPHAAVETGEALVVVGDAWVLSVSRGDDADVVPRAAARLGEEGRAAGGPGPDLGPVAVLHAVVDVVADDAVAVAVALEDEVQRLEERVFSTDRGAGTTAHIYALKREVLELGRAVRPLVEPTRRLWQGDLELVPHGARVFLRDVADHVLQAAESADGSDRQLGDVHSAHLAQVGLQQNEDARRISAWAALFAVPTLVAGVYGMNFVHMPELQWRYGYPGALLLMVVACLLLHRAFRRSGWL from the coding sequence GTGGCCGTCACCGCCGTGGTCCGCACGTGCGACGGGTCGACGCTGTCGCCCCCGCGCGACGCCCGGCCCCCCGAGGGTCCGGAGGCGGCCCGCTCGGCGCTGGCGGCCGCGGTCGAGGCGCACCGGCGGGACGGCGGCTACGTGTGGGTCCACCTCGACGACCCGGGCCCCGACGACCTCGCCGGCGTCGACGCCGCCCTCGGCGTCCACCCGCTCGCGGTCGAGGACCTCACGGCCGGCCGCCAGCGGCCGAAGCTCGAGCGCTACCTCGGCGAGCACGGCGGGTCGCTGGTGCTCAGCCTGCGCCCCGTCACGCTCGACCGGCCGGGGAGCCCGCACGCCGCCGTGGAGACGGGCGAGGCGCTCGTCGTCGTCGGCGACGCGTGGGTGCTGTCGGTGAGCCGCGGCGACGACGCGGACGTCGTGCCCCGCGCCGCGGCCCGGCTGGGCGAGGAGGGCCGGGCCGCGGGTGGGCCGGGGCCGGACCTGGGGCCGGTCGCCGTCCTGCACGCGGTCGTCGACGTCGTCGCGGACGACGCGGTCGCCGTCGCGGTGGCGCTCGAGGACGAGGTCCAACGGCTCGAGGAGCGGGTCTTCAGCACCGACCGCGGCGCCGGGACGACGGCGCACATCTACGCCCTCAAGCGGGAGGTGCTCGAGCTCGGGCGGGCGGTGCGCCCGCTCGTCGAGCCGACGCGACGGCTGTGGCAGGGCGACCTCGAGCTGGTGCCGCACGGCGCCCGGGTCTTCCTCCGCGACGTCGCCGACCACGTCCTCCAGGCCGCCGAGTCCGCGGACGGCAGCGACCGCCAGCTCGGCGACGTCCACAGCGCGCACCTGGCCCAGGTCGGGCTGCAGCAGAACGAGGACGCCCGGCGCATCTCGGCGTGGGCGGCCCTCTTCGCCGTCCCCACGCTCGTCGCGGGCGTCTACGGCATGAACTTCGTCCACATGCCCGAGCTCCAGTGGCGCTACGGGTACCCGGGCGCCCTGCTGCTCATGGTCGTCGCCTGCCTGCTGCTGCACCGCGCCTTCCGGCGCTCCGGCTGGCTCTGA
- a CDS encoding M20/M25/M40 family metallo-hydrolase — MADTAAPSSAQPSDRPSARGPVAADEVVDIAADLIRIDSSNYGDGSGPGERAAAEHVVGLLEEVGLAAELLESDPGRANVVLRLPGEDRSRDALVLHGHLDVVPARAADWSVDPFGGEVRDGCLWGRGAVDMKGMDAMILSVVRQMTREGRRPARDVVVAFTADEEAGSVKGAGFLVETRPDLFEGATEAVSEVGGFSLDVAGQRCYLVQTAEKGIAWVRLVAHGRAGHGSQVNDDNAVTRLAGAVARIGAHRWPLEIRPTVRAFLEGVEDITGEPLDPEDFDALTRVLGTTANWVGATLRNTSNPTQLEAGYKHNVIPGTATALVDCRTLPGQGEHVLDVVRELAGPGVDVEVVHQDTALETDLTGSLPDAMVAALLAEDPGARVLPYCLSGGTDNKALARLGIRGFGFAPLQLPADLDFAGMFHGVDERVPTEALRFGTRVLDRLLATC, encoded by the coding sequence ATGGCCGACACCGCAGCACCCTCGTCCGCCCAGCCGTCCGACCGGCCCTCCGCCCGCGGCCCCGTCGCCGCCGACGAGGTGGTGGACATCGCCGCCGACCTCATCCGCATCGACAGCTCGAACTACGGCGACGGCAGCGGGCCGGGGGAGCGGGCGGCGGCCGAGCACGTCGTCGGGCTGCTCGAGGAGGTCGGCCTGGCGGCCGAGCTGCTCGAGAGCGACCCCGGTCGCGCCAACGTCGTGCTGCGCCTGCCGGGCGAGGACCGCTCGCGGGACGCGCTCGTGCTGCACGGGCACCTCGACGTCGTGCCCGCCCGCGCGGCCGACTGGAGCGTCGACCCCTTCGGCGGCGAGGTGCGCGACGGCTGCCTGTGGGGCCGCGGCGCCGTCGACATGAAGGGGATGGACGCGATGATCCTCTCCGTCGTCCGCCAGATGACCCGCGAGGGCCGTCGCCCGGCCCGCGACGTCGTCGTCGCCTTCACGGCCGACGAGGAGGCCGGGAGCGTCAAGGGCGCGGGCTTCCTCGTCGAGACCCGTCCGGACCTCTTCGAGGGCGCCACCGAGGCGGTGAGCGAGGTCGGCGGCTTCTCCCTCGACGTCGCCGGGCAGCGCTGCTACCTCGTCCAGACGGCGGAGAAGGGCATCGCCTGGGTCCGGCTCGTGGCCCACGGCCGCGCCGGGCACGGCAGCCAGGTCAACGACGACAACGCCGTGACCCGCCTCGCCGGTGCGGTGGCCCGGATCGGGGCGCACCGGTGGCCGCTGGAGATCCGGCCGACGGTGCGCGCCTTCCTCGAGGGCGTCGAGGACATCACGGGTGAGCCCCTCGACCCGGAGGACTTCGACGCGCTGACCCGCGTCCTCGGGACGACGGCCAACTGGGTCGGCGCGACCCTGCGCAACACGTCCAACCCCACCCAGCTCGAGGCGGGCTACAAGCACAACGTCATCCCGGGCACGGCGACGGCCCTCGTCGACTGCCGCACCCTCCCGGGCCAGGGCGAGCACGTGCTCGACGTGGTGCGCGAGCTGGCCGGGCCGGGCGTCGACGTCGAGGTCGTCCACCAGGACACCGCGCTCGAGACCGACCTCACGGGCTCGCTGCCCGACGCCATGGTCGCGGCGCTGCTGGCGGAGGACCCGGGCGCGCGCGTCCTGCCGTACTGCCTGTCCGGCGGCACGGACAACAAGGCCCTCGCCCGGCTCGGCATCCGCGGCTTCGGCTTCGCGCCGCTGCAGCTGCCGGCGGACCTCGACTTCGCGGGCATGTTCCACGGCGTCGACGAGCGCGTGCCCACCGAGGCGCTGCGCTTCGGCACCCGCGTGCTCGACCGGCTGCTCGCGACCTGCTGA
- a CDS encoding DUF3090 family protein → MAQVFDYDPPDRFVAGTVGPAGSRTFFLQARGRGSGPVPVVVSVSLEKQQVATLAEKVEELLDEVVRRSAGEAPVPAVAPLGAADTDPLDTPIEEEFRVGTMSLQWDGDRGVVIIECFSVEGEDDEVDPVADEPGARSLLRVSLSGAGARHFARRALALVAAGRPPCPFCSGPLDPEGHVCPRANGYRR, encoded by the coding sequence ATGGCGCAGGTCTTCGACTACGACCCGCCGGACCGCTTCGTCGCCGGCACCGTCGGCCCCGCCGGCTCCCGCACCTTCTTCCTCCAGGCGCGCGGGCGCGGCAGCGGCCCGGTCCCCGTCGTCGTCTCCGTCTCGTTGGAGAAGCAGCAGGTCGCCACGCTGGCCGAGAAGGTCGAGGAGCTCCTCGACGAGGTCGTGCGGCGCAGCGCCGGCGAGGCCCCCGTCCCGGCCGTGGCCCCGCTCGGCGCGGCGGACACCGACCCCCTCGACACCCCCATCGAGGAGGAGTTCCGGGTCGGCACGATGAGCCTGCAGTGGGACGGCGACCGCGGCGTCGTCATCATCGAGTGCTTCTCGGTCGAGGGAGAGGACGACGAGGTGGACCCCGTCGCCGACGAGCCCGGGGCCCGGAGCCTCCTGCGCGTCAGCCTCTCCGGCGCCGGCGCCCGGCACTTCGCCCGTCGCGCCCTCGCCCTCGTGGCCGCCGGCCGCCCGCCGTGCCCCTTCTGCTCGGGCCCGCTGGACCCCGAGGGCCACGTCTGCCCGCGCGCCAACGGCTACCGCCGCTGA
- a CDS encoding primosomal protein, which translates to MSSEPRVALARLVGALEAHLDAVERRRSDTDPVVKDAYSSLADAFEGYDEALYEAHDEVTPFVLFDEDAEDDEDDDVEELDEDDDDLDDEDDDEQDDDGDGPDDRHPRL; encoded by the coding sequence ATGAGCAGCGAGCCCCGTGTCGCCCTGGCCCGCCTCGTCGGGGCGCTGGAGGCCCACCTCGACGCCGTCGAGCGGCGCCGCTCCGACACCGACCCCGTCGTGAAGGACGCCTACTCCTCCCTCGCCGACGCCTTCGAGGGCTACGACGAGGCCCTCTACGAGGCCCACGACGAGGTGACGCCCTTCGTGCTCTTCGACGAGGACGCCGAGGACGACGAGGACGACGACGTGGAGGAGCTGGACGAGGACGACGACGACCTCGACGACGAGGACGACGACGAGCAGGACGACGACGGGGACGGGCCGGACGACCGGCACCCCCGCCTCTGA